From the Devosia sp. FJ2-5-3 genome, the window AGGTTGTGATGTTCCGGCACGCTGGACATGGCGGGCTGAATGTGGTCTACCGCCGCTCCGACGGCAATATAGGCTGGATCGACCCCGCCCTCGGCGCCAATTGAGCGATCCGGTCGCCGCACTCTAGTTCAATAGAGATCAAGGCAGATTAATGGAATTGGCCGATATCCTGGCAAAGCACGCCGTGCTGACTTGCACGGGCATGACTTCAAAGCGCCAGCTCTTCGAATTGCTTGCCGACAAGGCAGCGGAATTGACCGGCCTTGATCGGACCGACATCCTTGCGGCCATTGTTGGCCGCGAGGAACTTGGCTCGACTGGACTGGGCAATGGCATTGCTATCCCGCATGGCAAGCTGGCTGGCCTCAAGGGCGTCGTTGCCGCGTTCGCGCGGCTCGACCATCCAATCGATTTCGATGCTGTCGATGACCAGCCGGTGGATCTGGTCATGATGTTGCTGGCGCCTGTTGGCGCCGGGGCCGATCACCTCAAGGCGCTGTCCAGTGTCGCGCGCATGCTGCGCACCGAGGATATCGTCGATCAACTGCGCCACGAGCCGGACACGGAGCGGCTCTATGCCATCCTGACTCAACCGCTCGAAGGCAATTACGCCGCCTGATCCTGTGATGGCGCCAGAATGAAAAGCCCCGGGGCGATGCCGCGGGGCTTTTGTATTTCTGGGCATGGCCGTTAGGCTTAAAGCATGTCTCCCGAAAGTGGCACCGGTTTCGGGATAAAGACATGCGTAAAAACAAAGAGCTAAAGCGCAAAGAGCGAATCCTAGAGATCGCGACGCGCTTTAGTGGAGCGTTGCGAGCCCCAGGCTCTTGTCCCCCAACCATTCGGTCACCGCATCGGCGGTGTCGGCGACCATCAGGGGCGTGCCGTCGGCGGACATGACGAGCTGATATTCTTCTGCCGCGTCGAACTCGGCGTCGCTGATCATGCTTGAGAGGACGTGGCCCGAGACCGGCTTGACATAGGCGACCGCGCTGCCACCCAGGGCGGCGAACTGGGCCGGGGTCAGAAGCTTGAGCGGATGCACATGCTCTGCGGTGCTGTCGGAAGTGCGTTTATCCATCATCGTCATGGCCCTTTCCTGAACTTGTTGTTGGGCTCGCTGCCGGGGCCACCGGCAAAAATCAAACTACAGCGAGCGTATCTCTATGCGGCGGGCGGTCTTGGGCGCTTGGGGGCGCTCGAGAGTAATAACGAGCATGCCATGGCCTAAAGTTGCATCCTTCACGATCATTCCATCGGCAAGCAGAAAACTGCGCTGGAATTGTCGGGCTGCAATGCCACGGTGGAGGA encodes:
- the ptsN gene encoding PTS IIA-like nitrogen regulatory protein PtsN; this translates as MELADILAKHAVLTCTGMTSKRQLFELLADKAAELTGLDRTDILAAIVGREELGSTGLGNGIAIPHGKLAGLKGVVAAFARLDHPIDFDAVDDQPVDLVMMLLAPVGAGADHLKALSSVARMLRTEDIVDQLRHEPDTERLYAILTQPLEGNYAA
- a CDS encoding DUF1150 family protein; the encoded protein is MTMMDKRTSDSTAEHVHPLKLLTPAQFAALGGSAVAYVKPVSGHVLSSMISDAEFDAAEEYQLVMSADGTPLMVADTADAVTEWLGDKSLGLATLH